From a single Bacillus pseudomycoides DSM 12442 genomic region:
- a CDS encoding iron chelate uptake ABC transporter family permease subunit, with protein sequence MGIFLFINLNMNTLDYALPRRGKKLLAMVITGGAIAFSSMIFQTISNNRILTPSIIGLDSLYMFMQTFVVFVFGSKHITMMNTNVNFLVSVSLMVIFSLFLYKFLFKREGSNIYFLLLIGLIFGTFFQSLSSFMQVLIDPNEFQIVQGKMFASVNNVRTELLVTSIIGILLVLAYVYKELKLLDVLSLGREEAINLGVDYDKVVKKLLIVIAILVSISTALVGPITFLGLLVVNVARECLRTYRHKYLIAGSIFISIIALVGGQLIVERLFEFNTTLSVIVNFVGGVYFIYLLLKESKAW encoded by the coding sequence ATGGGGATATTTTTATTTATTAACTTAAATATGAATACATTAGATTATGCATTGCCAAGAAGAGGTAAGAAATTGTTGGCAATGGTTATAACGGGCGGAGCAATTGCGTTTTCGTCTATGATTTTTCAAACAATTAGTAACAACCGTATTTTAACACCAAGCATTATCGGTCTAGATTCACTTTATATGTTTATGCAAACATTTGTAGTGTTTGTATTCGGTTCAAAACATATCACAATGATGAATACAAATGTTAATTTTCTTGTATCAGTAAGCTTAATGGTTATTTTTTCACTGTTTCTTTATAAATTTCTCTTTAAGAGAGAAGGAAGCAATATTTATTTCTTATTGTTAATTGGATTAATATTTGGAACGTTCTTTCAAAGTTTATCCTCTTTTATGCAAGTACTCATTGATCCAAATGAGTTTCAAATTGTACAAGGGAAAATGTTTGCAAGTGTAAATAACGTGAGAACAGAGTTACTTGTAACGTCTATCATTGGGATTCTATTAGTTCTCGCTTACGTATATAAAGAACTGAAGTTATTAGATGTACTATCGCTAGGAAGAGAAGAGGCTATTAATTTAGGTGTAGATTACGATAAAGTTGTGAAAAAGCTTTTAATTGTAATTGCAATTCTAGTTTCTATTTCTACAGCGTTAGTTGGACCAATTACATTTTTAGGATTACTTGTAGTAAACGTTGCGCGTGAATGTTTACGTACATACAGGCACAAATATTTAATAGCAGGTTCTATCTTTATTAGTATTATTGCCCTAGTAGGGGGACAATTAATTGTTGAAAGGTTGTTTGAATTTAATACAACTTTAAG
- a CDS encoding ABC transporter permease, producing MKKRYLFIMLIVLSIVSIFIGVKEVNLADILHWNQEKMQIVFISRLPRLISIIVAGVSLSISGLIMQQLSRNKFVSPTTAGTMDSAKLGVLVSLMLFTTASPLEKMFVAFVFALAGTFLFMQILKRIKFKDAIFIPLVGIMFGNIISSITTFFAYKYDLIQNISAWLQGDFSMVMKGRYEILYLSIPLVIIAFLYANRFTVAGMGEDFAANLGMNYNRVLNIGLIIVSLISALVVLTVGMIPFLGLIIPNIVSIYRGDNLKNSLPHTALLGAVFVLACDILGRVVIYPYEISIGLTVAVIGSGIFLYLLMRRNAYAA from the coding sequence ATGAAAAAGAGATATTTGTTTATCATGCTTATTGTTTTATCAATTGTGTCTATTTTTATCGGTGTAAAAGAGGTTAATCTAGCAGATATTTTGCACTGGAATCAAGAAAAAATGCAAATTGTATTTATTAGTAGATTACCACGTCTAATCAGTATTATTGTTGCTGGTGTTAGCTTAAGTATAAGTGGTTTAATTATGCAGCAACTTAGCAGAAATAAATTTGTATCCCCGACAACTGCGGGGACAATGGATAGTGCAAAGCTAGGGGTTTTAGTTTCATTGATGCTATTCACGACAGCGAGCCCGCTTGAAAAAATGTTTGTTGCATTTGTCTTTGCATTAGCTGGTACATTTTTATTTATGCAAATTTTGAAGAGAATTAAGTTTAAGGATGCGATTTTTATCCCGCTTGTGGGAATTATGTTTGGGAACATTATCAGCTCTATAACGACATTCTTTGCTTATAAATACGACCTAATTCAGAACATTTCTGCATGGCTACAAGGGGATTTTTCAATGGTGATGAAAGGAAGATATGAAATTTTATATTTAAGTATCCCACTTGTCATTATCGCCTTCTTATATGCAAATCGATTTACAGTTGCTGGAATGGGTGAAGATTTTGCGGCCAACTTAGGGATGAATTACAACCGAGTGCTAAATATCGGGCTAATTATCGTTTCTTTAATCTCCGCATTAGTTGTTTTGACTGTTGGTATGATTCCATTTCTAGGGCTTATTATTCCGAATATTGTTTCTATTTATCGTGGAGATAATTTAAAGAATAGTTTACCTCATACTGCTTTACTAGGAGCGGTCTTTGTACTTGCTTGCGATATACTTGGCCGCGTCGTTATTTATCCGTACGAGATTTCTATTGGCCTTACAGTGGCAGTAATTGGAAGCGGAATCTTCCTTTATTTATTGATGAGGAGAAACGCATATGCAGCATAG